Proteins encoded within one genomic window of Ottowia sp. SB7-C50:
- a CDS encoding retropepsin-like aspartic protease family protein has translation MRLHASLIAAGLAALSLGAAAQTVALQGMLGSKALLMVGGGAPRAVAPGETLQGVKVLSTSGDQAVVLVAGQRVTLRVGEAPASVGAAAPAGGDRISLTADGRGHFITQGSINQRPVQFMVDTGASVVAIGQSEADRLGLNYKAGRAVTMHTANGAAPGWLFKIATLRVGDVNTYDVDAVVTPGAMPSILLGNSFLNRFSMRREGDQMLLIKR, from the coding sequence ATGCGCCTGCACGCCTCGCTGATCGCCGCGGGCTTGGCTGCGCTGTCGCTGGGCGCTGCAGCGCAGACGGTTGCGCTGCAGGGCATGCTGGGCAGCAAGGCGCTGCTGATGGTGGGTGGCGGCGCGCCGCGTGCAGTGGCGCCGGGCGAGACGCTGCAGGGCGTGAAGGTGCTTTCGACCAGCGGCGATCAGGCGGTGGTGCTGGTCGCGGGCCAGCGCGTCACGCTGCGCGTGGGCGAAGCGCCGGCCAGCGTGGGCGCGGCGGCGCCTGCGGGCGGTGACCGCATTTCGCTGACCGCCGACGGGCGCGGGCATTTCATCACGCAGGGCAGCATCAACCAGCGGCCGGTGCAGTTCATGGTCGACACCGGCGCGTCGGTGGTCGCCATCGGCCAGAGCGAGGCCGACCGGCTGGGCCTGAACTACAAGGCCGGTCGGGCCGTGACGATGCACACCGCCAACGGCGCCGCGCCGGGCTGGCTGTTCAAGATCGCCACCCTGCGCGTGGGCGACGTGAACACCTACGACGTCGACGCCGTCGTCACCCCTGGGGCCATGCCGTCGATATTGCTGGGCAACAGCTTTCTCAACCGCTTCAGCATGCGGCGTGAGGGCGACCAGATGCTGCTCATCAAGAGGTAA
- a CDS encoding YajQ family cyclic di-GMP-binding protein produces MPSFDTVCDPDMVEVKNAVENAAKEIGTRFDFKGTSAAIELKDKEITLLGDAEFQLQQVEDILRNKLTKRNVDVRFLDKGAVQKVGGDKVKQVVKVKSGIATEDGKKIQKLIKDSKLKVQAAIQGDAVRVTGAKRDDLQAVMALLRKDMADLPLSFDNFRD; encoded by the coding sequence ATGCCCTCATTCGACACGGTTTGCGACCCCGACATGGTGGAAGTGAAGAACGCGGTGGAGAACGCCGCCAAGGAAATCGGCACGCGCTTTGACTTCAAGGGCACCAGCGCCGCCATCGAGCTGAAGGACAAGGAAATCACCCTGCTGGGCGATGCCGAGTTCCAGCTGCAGCAGGTCGAGGACATCCTGCGCAACAAGCTGACCAAGCGCAACGTGGACGTGCGCTTTCTGGACAAGGGCGCCGTGCAGAAGGTGGGCGGCGACAAGGTCAAGCAGGTCGTCAAGGTCAAGAGCGGCATCGCCACCGAAGACGGCAAGAAGATCCAGAAGCTGATCAAGGACAGCAAGCTGAAGGTGCAGGCCGCCATCCAGGGCGACGCGGTGCGCGTCACCGGCGCCAAGCGCGACGACCTGCAGGCCGTGATGGCGCTGCTGCGCAAGGACATGGCGGATCTGCCGCTGTCGTTCGACAACTTCAGGGATTGA
- the murB gene encoding UDP-N-acetylmuramate dehydrogenase, with protein sequence MIVERNVPLQPLNSFGIAARAAVLVRVRGEADVRAVRADAELGAQPTFVLGGGSNIVLTGDVKPVVLKVEVPGRRVVRDTARHVIVEAGAGENWHDFVTWTLDQGLPGLENLALIPGTVGASPVQNIGAYGVELQDRFHELDAIDLLTGEVFTLGAAQCGFGYRDSVFKHAAAAPGDLGLAGRALILRVRFALPKDWQPVLGYLDIERRMQEEGVAHPSARQLYDWIVAIRRAKLPDPAVIGNAGSFFKNPTVTPEQCQDIIGRDPKVVHYPMPDGSVKLAAGWLIDACGWKGKSVGNAAVYEKQALVLVNRGGAAHPATGGEVMTLAKAIQTSVYERFGIRLEPEPVVV encoded by the coding sequence ATGATCGTGGAGCGCAACGTCCCCCTGCAACCCTTGAACAGCTTCGGCATTGCCGCGCGCGCGGCCGTGCTGGTGCGCGTGCGCGGCGAGGCCGATGTGCGCGCCGTGCGGGCCGACGCCGAACTGGGCGCTCAGCCGACCTTCGTGCTGGGCGGCGGCAGCAACATCGTGCTGACCGGCGACGTGAAGCCGGTGGTGCTGAAGGTCGAGGTGCCCGGCCGCCGCGTGGTGCGCGACACGGCGCGCCACGTCATCGTCGAAGCCGGCGCGGGCGAGAACTGGCACGACTTCGTCACCTGGACGCTCGACCAGGGCCTGCCGGGGCTGGAAAACCTGGCGCTAATTCCCGGCACCGTGGGCGCGTCGCCGGTGCAGAACATCGGCGCCTACGGCGTCGAGCTGCAGGACCGGTTTCACGAGCTGGATGCCATCGACCTGCTGACCGGCGAAGTCTTCACGCTGGGCGCGGCGCAGTGCGGCTTCGGCTATCGCGACTCGGTGTTCAAGCACGCCGCCGCCGCGCCGGGCGACCTGGGGCTGGCCGGCCGCGCGCTGATCCTGCGCGTGCGCTTTGCGCTGCCGAAGGACTGGCAGCCGGTGCTGGGCTACCTCGACATCGAGCGGCGCATGCAGGAAGAGGGCGTGGCCCACCCCAGCGCGCGCCAGCTGTACGACTGGATCGTCGCCATTCGCCGCGCCAAGCTGCCCGACCCGGCCGTCATCGGCAATGCCGGCAGCTTCTTCAAGAACCCCACCGTCACGCCCGAGCAGTGCCAGGACATCATCGGCCGCGACCCGAAGGTAGTGCATTACCCCATGCCCGACGGCAGCGTGAAGCTGGCCGCGGGCTGGCTGATCGACGCCTGCGGCTGGAAGGGCAAGAGCGTCGGAAACGCCGCCGTCTACGAAAAGCAGGCCCTGGTGCTGGTCAACCGCGGCGGCGCGGCGCACCCGGCCACGGGCGGCGAAGTGATGACGCTGGCCAAGGCCATCCAGACCAGCGTGTACGAGCGCTTCGGCATCCGGCTGGAGCCCGAGCCCGTGGTGGTGTGA
- a CDS encoding MFS transporter, whose amino-acid sequence MPRPAPADASLIDSRTAAWRLLVTVLLVTLGNSAMYVVSVVLPAVQAEFGIGRGSASLPYTFMMVCLGLGGLWTGLWADRWGIARVLWMGSAAVGAGYVLAALSGNVWMFGLAHGLLGLLGGAATFAPLMADTGLWWNRRRGIAMAVCASGNYIAGTLWPPLAQWGISHYGWRPTYIALGLFCGAGMALLAFLMRQPPPALALPAAGSPAAPRATPWPPSRPFGLAPAQAQWLLCLAGVACCVAMSMPQVHIVAYCTDLGFGAARGAEMLSLMLFSGIISRLVSGWICDHIGGIRTLLLGSALQGVALLLFLPVNGLVPLYVVSALFGLFQGGIVPSYAIIVREHFPAREAGARTGAVIMATLIGMALGGWMSGWVFDMTGSYRAAFLNGIGWNLLNLSIAGWLFWRTHGPTGRWMAG is encoded by the coding sequence ATGCCACGCCCCGCGCCCGCCGACGCCAGCCTGATCGATTCGCGCACCGCCGCCTGGCGCCTGCTGGTGACGGTGCTGCTGGTCACGCTCGGCAACAGCGCGATGTACGTGGTGTCGGTGGTGCTGCCGGCGGTGCAGGCCGAATTCGGCATCGGTCGCGGCAGTGCATCGCTGCCCTACACCTTCATGATGGTCTGCCTGGGCCTGGGCGGCCTGTGGACGGGCCTGTGGGCCGACCGCTGGGGCATTGCGCGGGTGTTGTGGATGGGCTCGGCCGCGGTGGGCGCGGGCTACGTGCTGGCGGCGCTGTCGGGCAACGTGTGGATGTTCGGCCTGGCGCATGGGCTGCTGGGCCTGCTGGGCGGCGCGGCCACGTTTGCGCCGCTGATGGCCGACACCGGCCTGTGGTGGAACCGCCGGCGCGGCATCGCCATGGCGGTGTGCGCCAGCGGCAACTACATCGCCGGCACGCTGTGGCCGCCGCTGGCGCAGTGGGGCATCAGCCATTACGGCTGGCGACCGACCTACATCGCGCTGGGCCTGTTCTGCGGCGCGGGCATGGCGCTGCTGGCGTTCTTGATGCGGCAGCCGCCGCCCGCGCTGGCCTTGCCGGCCGCCGGCAGCCCCGCCGCGCCGCGCGCCACACCCTGGCCGCCCAGCCGGCCCTTTGGGCTGGCGCCCGCGCAGGCGCAGTGGCTGCTGTGCCTGGCCGGCGTGGCCTGCTGCGTGGCGATGTCGATGCCGCAGGTGCACATCGTGGCCTACTGCACCGACCTGGGCTTCGGCGCCGCGCGCGGGGCCGAGATGCTGTCGCTGATGCTGTTTTCCGGCATCATCAGCCGGCTGGTGTCGGGCTGGATCTGCGACCACATCGGCGGCATCCGCACGCTGCTGCTGGGCTCGGCGCTGCAGGGCGTGGCGCTGCTGCTGTTTCTGCCGGTGAATGGGCTGGTGCCGCTGTACGTGGTGTCGGCGCTGTTCGGGCTGTTTCAGGGCGGCATCGTGCCGTCGTACGCCATCATCGTGCGCGAGCACTTTCCGGCGCGCGAAGCCGGCGCCCGCACCGGCGCCGTCATCATGGCCACGCTGATCGGCATGGCGCTGGGCGGCTGGATGAGCGGCTGGGTATTCGACATGACCGGCAGCTACCGCGCGGCGTTCCTCAACGGCATCGGCTGGAACCTGCTCAACCTGAGCATCGCCGGCTGGCTGTTCTGGCGCACGCACGGGCCGACGGGGCGTTGGATGGCGGGCTGA
- a CDS encoding DMT family transporter, with protein sequence MQTRTLALLAAAATGVQVGAAIVASRYVVAEVPPLTLALLRYAIGVLCLLPFVPAALRAARGHGVRWPPARDLAAMAALGIGQFGVLIALLNYGLQHMGAARAALIFSLFPLLAMLLAVAVGRERFRAATALGVTVSITGVGLSLVPRLMQEAGAAHAWSAEAAVLASALLGAACSVAYRPYLQRYPTLPVSALAMAASVVFLAVAALAEQWPQRVPALSAAAWWPVVFIGVSSGGGYLAWLYALKHESPTRVTVFLALNPVTASLLGWALLGERVDGWGWAALACIAAGLWLATRPPAGPALPPRA encoded by the coding sequence TTGCAAACCAGGACACTAGCGCTGCTGGCCGCCGCGGCCACCGGCGTGCAGGTCGGTGCGGCCATCGTGGCGTCGCGCTACGTGGTGGCCGAGGTGCCGCCGCTCACGCTGGCGCTGCTACGCTACGCCATCGGCGTGCTGTGCCTGCTGCCCTTTGTGCCCGCCGCGCTGCGCGCCGCACGCGGCCACGGCGTGCGCTGGCCGCCCGCGCGCGACCTGGCGGCCATGGCTGCGCTGGGCATCGGCCAGTTCGGGGTGCTGATTGCGCTGCTGAACTACGGGCTGCAGCACATGGGCGCGGCGCGCGCGGCGCTGATCTTCAGCTTGTTTCCGCTGCTGGCCATGCTGCTGGCGGTGGCCGTGGGGCGCGAGCGCTTTCGCGCCGCCACGGCGCTGGGCGTGACGGTGTCCATCACTGGCGTCGGCCTGTCGCTGGTGCCGCGCCTGATGCAGGAAGCCGGCGCTGCCCACGCCTGGAGCGCCGAAGCCGCCGTGCTGGCCAGCGCACTGCTGGGCGCGGCGTGCAGCGTGGCCTATCGGCCGTATCTGCAGCGCTACCCGACGCTGCCGGTGTCGGCGCTGGCGATGGCGGCGTCGGTGGTGTTTCTGGCGGTGGCCGCGCTGGCGGAGCAGTGGCCGCAGCGCGTGCCGGCGCTGTCCGCGGCGGCATGGTGGCCGGTCGTGTTCATCGGCGTGTCCAGCGGCGGGGGCTACCTGGCGTGGCTGTATGCGCTGAAGCACGAAAGCCCGACCCGGGTGACGGTGTTTCTGGCGCTCAACCCGGTGACGGCGTCGCTGCTGGGCTGGGCGCTGCTGGGCGAGCGGGTCGACGGCTGGGGCTGGGCGGCGCTGGCCTGCATCGCCGCCGGGCTGTGGCTGGCTACGCGCCCGCCCGCCGGGCCGGCGCTGCCGCCACGCGCGTGA
- a CDS encoding IS5 family transposase, which yields MGLNLTTKRTRKREFLAQMERVVPWAALVELIAPYAPEGRRGRPPFAVQTMLRIHFMQQWFGLSDPAMEEALHDVPLFREFAGLNWDTAVPDETTILRFRRLLEDHKLSAQILALVNELLGAKGLLLRAGTVVDATLIAAPSSTKNASGQRDPQMKQSKKGNQWYFGMKAHIGVDADSGLVHTVRGTAGSVNDVVEANTLLHGEEVQAWGDAGYLGADKRPDAKAGVRWNIAMRPGKRKLLDHGRLKDELTEQLERIKASIRAKVEHPFRVIKRQFGYVKVRYRGLAKNTAQLHTLFALSNLWMARKALMGLQA from the coding sequence CTGGGTCTGAACCTGACCACCAAGCGCACGCGCAAGCGCGAGTTCCTGGCGCAGATGGAACGCGTGGTGCCGTGGGCGGCGTTGGTGGAACTGATCGCGCCCTACGCACCTGAAGGCAGACGGGGTCGCCCGCCCTTTGCCGTGCAGACGATGCTGCGCATTCACTTCATGCAGCAATGGTTCGGCTTGAGTGATCCAGCCATGGAAGAAGCGCTGCACGACGTGCCGCTGTTTCGCGAGTTCGCGGGCCTGAACTGGGATACGGCCGTACCCGACGAAACCACGATCCTTCGATTCCGCCGCCTGCTCGAAGACCACAAGCTCAGCGCCCAGATCCTGGCGCTGGTCAATGAACTGCTGGGCGCCAAGGGCCTGCTGCTGCGCGCCGGCACCGTGGTGGACGCCACGCTGATCGCCGCCCCGAGTTCGACCAAGAACGCCTCGGGCCAGCGCGACCCGCAGATGAAGCAAAGCAAGAAGGGCAACCAGTGGTATTTCGGCATGAAGGCCCACATCGGTGTGGACGCCGACTCAGGCCTTGTGCACACCGTGCGCGGCACGGCGGGCAGCGTCAATGATGTGGTTGAGGCCAACACCTTGCTGCACGGCGAGGAAGTGCAAGCCTGGGGTGATGCCGGCTACCTGGGCGCCGACAAACGGCCCGATGCCAAGGCCGGCGTGCGCTGGAACATCGCCATGCGCCCGGGCAAGCGCAAATTGCTGGATCACGGCCGCCTGAAAGACGAGTTGACCGAGCAACTCGAACGCATCAAGGCCAGCATCCGGGCCAAGGTCGAACACCCGTTTCGGGTGATCAAACGCCAGTTCGGCTATGTGAAGGTGCGCTATCGGGGCCTGGCCAAGAACACGGCGCAACTGCACACGCTGTTTGCGCTGTCCAATCTGTGGATGGCGCGCAAAGCCTTGATGGGCCTGCAGGCATGA
- a CDS encoding pyrimidine/purine nucleoside phosphorylase, with protein sequence MTTTTLPNVTLTTQANVYFDGKCVSHGFTLADGTQKSVGVVLPATLTFNTGAAEIMECVGGSCEYRLAGSDEWKKSGPGEKFSIPANSSFDIRVTEPYHYICHFG encoded by the coding sequence ATGACCACCACGACCCTGCCCAACGTCACCCTCACCACCCAGGCCAACGTCTATTTCGACGGCAAATGCGTGTCCCACGGCTTCACGCTGGCCGACGGCACCCAAAAGAGCGTGGGCGTGGTGCTGCCCGCCACGCTGACCTTCAACACCGGCGCCGCCGAAATCATGGAATGCGTCGGCGGCAGCTGCGAATACAGGCTGGCCGGCAGCGACGAATGGAAGAAATCCGGCCCCGGCGAAAAGTTCAGCATCCCGGCCAATTCGTCGTTCGACATCCGCGTGACCGAGCCTTACCACTACATCTGCCACTTCGGCTGA
- a CDS encoding RNA methyltransferase, whose amino-acid sequence MAVLRTRFVLIETSHAGNVGAVARAMKVMGFDDLVLVNPRWPDVLTRPEAIERASGATDVLQRARTVPTLDEALHGMTHLCATAMTPRDFGPPTRAPRAHFDLLLNKELLALDGQAPEPDLAQNAEQGVAFLFGSERYGMKNEDVYRCHVALSIPTHPGYGSLNIAAAVQLIAYDWRMALGGFGVAPAPAAPVHADAAQVAGMLAHWQQALIDIDFLDPAAPKKLMPRLQQLFNRAQPTPEEIHILRGIAKAMQGTKAGATAGADKR is encoded by the coding sequence ATGGCCGTTCTCCGCACCCGCTTCGTCCTGATCGAAACCAGCCACGCCGGCAACGTGGGCGCGGTGGCGCGCGCGATGAAGGTGATGGGGTTCGACGATCTGGTGCTGGTCAACCCGCGCTGGCCCGACGTGCTGACGCGCCCCGAAGCCATCGAGCGCGCCAGCGGCGCCACCGACGTGCTGCAGCGCGCCCGCACCGTGCCCACCTTGGACGAGGCGCTGCACGGCATGACCCACCTGTGCGCCACCGCGATGACGCCGCGCGACTTCGGACCGCCCACCCGCGCGCCGCGCGCCCATTTCGATTTGCTATTAAATAAAGAGCTGCTTGCGCTGGATGGGCAAGCGCCAGAGCCCGATTTGGCTCAAAACGCCGAACAAGGCGTGGCTTTTCTCTTCGGCAGCGAGCGCTACGGCATGAAGAACGAAGACGTGTACCGCTGCCACGTCGCGCTCAGCATTCCCACGCACCCGGGCTATGGCTCGCTCAATATCGCCGCCGCCGTGCAACTGATCGCGTACGACTGGCGCATGGCGCTGGGCGGCTTTGGCGTCGCACCCGCCCCCGCCGCGCCGGTGCACGCCGACGCCGCGCAGGTGGCCGGCATGCTGGCCCATTGGCAGCAGGCGCTCATCGACATTGATTTTCTCGACCCGGCCGCGCCCAAGAAGCTCATGCCGCGCCTGCAGCAACTCTTCAACCGCGCGCAGCCCACGCCGGAAGAAATCCACATCCTGCGCGGCATCGCCAAGGCCATGCAGGGCACCAAAGCGGGCGCCACGGCAGGCGCGGACAAGCGCTAG
- the cysE gene encoding serine O-acetyltransferase, with product MLQRIRSYTQAILERDPAARSVWDVVFSYPGFHALVLHRIAHALWLRGWHWLARWISHWGRFLTGIEIHPGATIGERVFIDHGMGVVIGETAEIGDDCTIYQGVTLGGTSLGKGTKRHPTLGKGVVVGASSQVLGGFTVGDGAKIGSSAVVTKPVPPGATAVGNPARIILAESDAKREEVAAKMGFSAYGVTQNDDPVSQALRGLIDGTASQEHQIMLLWQAVEKLSCQIDPDCVPKEATREESFEADRLNELIGK from the coding sequence ATGTTGCAGCGCATTCGTTCGTACACCCAGGCCATCCTAGAGCGCGATCCGGCCGCGCGTTCGGTGTGGGACGTGGTGTTTTCCTACCCCGGCTTTCACGCGCTGGTGCTGCACCGCATCGCGCACGCGTTGTGGCTGCGTGGCTGGCACTGGCTGGCGCGCTGGATCTCGCACTGGGGGCGCTTCCTGACCGGCATCGAGATTCACCCCGGCGCCACCATTGGCGAACGGGTCTTCATCGACCACGGCATGGGCGTGGTGATCGGTGAAACCGCCGAAATCGGCGACGACTGCACCATCTACCAGGGCGTGACGTTGGGCGGCACGTCGCTGGGCAAGGGCACCAAGCGCCACCCCACCTTGGGCAAGGGCGTGGTCGTCGGCGCCAGCAGCCAAGTGCTGGGCGGTTTCACGGTGGGCGACGGCGCCAAGATCGGCTCATCGGCGGTCGTGACCAAGCCGGTACCGCCCGGCGCCACCGCCGTGGGCAACCCGGCGCGCATCATCCTGGCCGAAAGCGATGCCAAGCGCGAGGAAGTCGCGGCGAAGATGGGGTTTTCAGCGTACGGCGTGACGCAGAACGACGACCCCGTCAGCCAGGCACTGCGCGGCCTGATCGACGGCACCGCCAGCCAGGAACATCAGATCATGTTGCTGTGGCAGGCGGTCGAAAAACTCTCGTGCCAGATCGACCCGGATTGCGTGCCCAAAGAGGCGACCCGCGAAGAGAGCTTTGAGGCGGATCGCCTCAATGAACTGATCGGCAAATAG
- a CDS encoding glycine zipper 2TM domain-containing protein, producing MKLRQFSLAALVASTLAFAGCSTSPTDAQIGTGVGAVAGGVAGNVLFGSTLGTVGGAAAGALIGNEVGKKQR from the coding sequence ATGAAATTGCGTCAATTCAGCCTCGCCGCACTCGTCGCCAGCACGCTGGCCTTCGCAGGTTGCTCCACTTCGCCCACCGACGCCCAGATCGGCACCGGCGTCGGTGCCGTGGCCGGCGGTGTGGCCGGCAACGTGCTGTTTGGCAGCACGCTGGGCACCGTGGGTGGTGCCGCAGCCGGCGCGCTGATCGGCAACGAAGTCGGCAAGAAGCAGCGTTGA
- the mog gene encoding molybdopterin adenylyltransferase yields the protein MSIHDPVTIGIVSISDRASSGAYEDKGLPALQDWLTRALKNPITFEPRLIPDEQAGISQTLVELVDAGCALVLTTGGTGPAPRDVTPEATLAVADKEMPGFGEQMRQISLAFVPTAILSRQVAVIRGQSLIINLPGQPKAIAETLEGLKDAEGKPRVHGIFAAVPYCIDLIGGPYLETHDAVCTAFRPKSAVRPPSA from the coding sequence ATGAGCATCCACGACCCCGTCACCATCGGCATCGTCTCCATCAGCGACCGCGCCTCCAGCGGCGCGTATGAGGACAAGGGCCTGCCCGCGCTGCAGGACTGGCTGACGCGCGCGCTGAAGAACCCCATCACCTTCGAGCCGCGCCTCATCCCCGACGAGCAGGCCGGCATCAGCCAGACCCTGGTTGAACTGGTCGACGCCGGCTGCGCGCTGGTGCTGACCACCGGCGGCACCGGCCCGGCGCCGCGCGACGTCACACCCGAGGCCACGCTGGCCGTGGCCGACAAGGAAATGCCCGGCTTTGGCGAACAGATGCGCCAGATCAGCCTGGCCTTCGTGCCCACGGCGATCCTGTCGCGCCAGGTGGCGGTGATTCGCGGGCAGAGCCTCATCATCAACCTGCCCGGCCAGCCCAAGGCCATCGCCGAGACGCTGGAAGGCCTGAAAGACGCCGAAGGCAAGCCGCGCGTGCACGGCATCTTTGCCGCCGTGCCCTACTGCATCGACCTGATCGGCGGGCCCTACCTGGAAACGCACGACGCCGTCTGCACCGCGTTCCGGCCCAAAAGCGCCGTGCGGCCGCCAAGCGCTTGA
- the yjgA gene encoding ribosome biogenesis factor YjgA, with product MSRKPKKGYFVRGQFVAEGSELDEQLKAELRGDGPSKTELKAQSAELQALGEALLTLRRDLFEPLDLPTKLVDALDELKRIANFEGKRRQSQYVGKLMRQLDEEQLAAVKHALEEQRKGPAAETMRLHAAERWRERLIAEDAAVNAWVTQFPDTDVQQLRALVRQARKDAPSPAEAQAAEAKGQGQRQGRAYRELFQLVNAALAQAEAHPPEVQPIDAEDVGYIDDARAG from the coding sequence ATGTCCCGCAAACCCAAGAAAGGCTACTTCGTGCGCGGCCAATTCGTCGCCGAAGGCAGCGAACTGGACGAACAACTGAAGGCCGAGCTGCGCGGCGACGGCCCCAGCAAGACCGAATTGAAGGCGCAGAGCGCCGAATTGCAGGCGCTGGGCGAAGCGCTGCTGACGCTGCGGCGCGACCTGTTCGAGCCGCTGGATCTGCCCACCAAGCTGGTCGACGCGCTGGACGAGTTGAAGCGCATCGCCAACTTTGAAGGCAAGCGCCGCCAGAGCCAGTACGTCGGCAAGTTGATGCGCCAGCTGGACGAAGAGCAACTGGCCGCCGTCAAGCACGCGCTGGAAGAACAACGCAAGGGCCCCGCCGCCGAGACGATGCGCCTGCACGCCGCTGAACGCTGGCGCGAGCGGCTGATCGCCGAGGACGCGGCGGTCAACGCCTGGGTCACGCAGTTTCCCGACACCGACGTGCAGCAGTTGCGCGCCCTGGTGCGCCAGGCACGCAAGGACGCGCCCTCGCCCGCCGAGGCGCAAGCCGCCGAAGCCAAGGGCCAGGGGCAGCGCCAGGGCCGCGCCTACCGAGAGCTGTTCCAGCTGGTCAACGCCGCGCTGGCACAGGCCGAGGCGCACCCGCCCGAGGTGCAACCCATCGACGCCGAGGACGTGGGCTACATCGACGACGCCCGCGCCGGTTGA
- a CDS encoding DUF6600 domain-containing protein: MTHTTPFSWRRWLGGALLLAAPLLGWAQADPPARVAAISALEGGPAQIATDGRSFAPASINWPVTSGTRIVADPGARVELHSGWTAVRMTNAADLDVTLLDDTTTQLALMNGTLSLRVRQLQPGDRVEIDTPQLAMVATQPGEYRVDVDPRANATRLTVHTGQALVYGEAGQSSQMGAGQQAQFSGRALALTQSGAAYRDGFDQWAAGRDALEDRSLSAQYVPRDLPGYQQLDAYGQWSQDPTYGAVWYPSVTVADWAPYRYGRWTWVEPWGWTWVDDAPWGFAPSHYGRWTQIGPRWAWVPGRFGTRPVYAPALVAFMGGAGGSVALSGGLPGAAWFPLAPGEHWTPHYHASDRYRRGLNWGDGRDRPRPPMDGFYFQRRPGAITVAPVHQLGGGDDRPAPAIRRRQPTAPRRPRRQPRRGAAAARLDAG, encoded by the coding sequence ATGACGCACACCACTCCCTTTTCATGGCGCCGCTGGCTGGGCGGCGCACTGCTGCTGGCCGCACCGCTGCTCGGCTGGGCCCAGGCCGACCCGCCCGCGCGCGTGGCCGCCATCAGCGCGCTGGAGGGCGGCCCGGCCCAGATCGCCACCGACGGCCGCAGCTTTGCCCCGGCGTCGATCAACTGGCCGGTGACCAGCGGCACGCGCATCGTCGCCGACCCCGGCGCGCGCGTGGAGCTGCACAGCGGCTGGACCGCCGTGCGCATGACCAACGCCGCCGACCTGGACGTCACCCTGCTGGACGACACCACCACGCAACTGGCGCTGATGAACGGCACGCTGTCGCTGCGCGTGCGCCAGCTGCAGCCGGGCGACCGCGTCGAGATCGACACCCCGCAGCTGGCCATGGTGGCCACGCAGCCGGGCGAATACCGCGTGGACGTGGACCCGCGCGCCAACGCCACGCGGCTGACCGTGCACACGGGCCAGGCGCTGGTCTATGGCGAGGCCGGCCAGTCGTCGCAGATGGGCGCCGGCCAGCAGGCGCAGTTCAGCGGACGGGCGCTGGCCCTCACCCAGTCGGGCGCGGCCTACCGCGACGGCTTTGACCAATGGGCGGCCGGCCGCGACGCGCTGGAAGACCGCTCGCTGTCGGCCCAGTACGTGCCGCGCGATCTGCCGGGCTACCAGCAGCTCGACGCCTATGGCCAGTGGTCGCAGGACCCGACCTATGGCGCCGTGTGGTACCCCTCCGTCACCGTGGCCGACTGGGCGCCCTACCGCTACGGCCGCTGGACCTGGGTCGAGCCCTGGGGCTGGACCTGGGTGGACGACGCCCCCTGGGGTTTTGCGCCGTCGCACTATGGGCGCTGGACGCAGATCGGCCCGCGCTGGGCCTGGGTGCCGGGCCGCTTCGGCACGCGCCCGGTCTACGCGCCGGCGCTGGTGGCCTTCATGGGCGGCGCGGGCGGCAGCGTGGCGCTGAGCGGCGGCTTGCCGGGCGCGGCCTGGTTTCCGCTGGCCCCCGGCGAACACTGGACGCCGCACTACCACGCCAGCGACCGCTACCGCCGTGGCCTGAACTGGGGCGATGGGCGCGACCGCCCGCGTCCGCCGATGGACGGCTTTTACTTCCAGCGCCGGCCTGGCGCGATCACGGTGGCGCCCGTCCACCAGCTGGGTGGCGGCGACGACCGGCCGGCGCCCGCGATTCGGCGACGGCAGCCGACTGCCCCCAGGCGCCCTCGGCGACAGCCGCGTCGTGGCGCCGCCGCCGCGCGCCTGGACGCCGGGTGA
- a CDS encoding GatB/YqeY domain-containing protein translates to MSLKDQITEDMKTAMRAKDTGRLGTIRLLQAAMKQKEVDERVTLDDTAIIAIVDKLIKQRKDSIEAFTKAGRQDLVDIEAAEMTVLQAYLPARLSADEVAAEVKAIVAELGASGPGDMGKVMGAVKQRLAGKADMGTVSAAVKAALAG, encoded by the coding sequence ATGAGCCTGAAAGACCAGATCACCGAAGACATGAAGACCGCCATGCGCGCCAAGGACACCGGGCGCCTGGGCACCATCCGCCTGCTGCAGGCGGCGATGAAGCAAAAAGAGGTGGACGAGCGCGTGACGCTGGACGACACCGCCATCATCGCCATCGTCGACAAGCTGATCAAGCAGCGCAAGGACAGCATCGAAGCCTTCACCAAGGCCGGCCGGCAAGACCTGGTCGACATCGAGGCCGCCGAAATGACCGTGCTGCAGGCCTACCTGCCCGCCCGCCTGTCGGCCGACGAGGTGGCCGCCGAGGTCAAGGCCATCGTGGCCGAGCTGGGCGCCAGCGGGCCGGGCGACATGGGCAAGGTGATGGGCGCCGTCAAGCAGCGGCTGGCCGGCAAGGCGGACATGGGCACCGTCAGCGCGGCGGTGAAGGCCGCCCTGGCCGGGTGA